The Malus domestica chromosome 10, GDT2T_hap1 genome contains a region encoding:
- the LOC103446467 gene encoding syntaxin-124: MNDLFSSSFKKYTDLNQQAYLDDMEAGKESVNLDKFFEDVENVKEDMRQVERLYKQLQEANEESKTVHNAKTMKELRTRMDLDVEQVLKRVKIIKGKLEGLERSNAAHRNLPGCGPGSSADRTRTSVVSGLGKKLKDMMDDFQGLRARMTAEYKETIERRYFTITGEKASEDTIETLISSGESESFLQKAIQEQGRGQIMDTISEMQERHDAVKEIEKNLIELHQIFLDMAALVEAQGHQLNDIESHVMHASSFVRRGTDNLQVAKEQQKKSRKWTCIAIILGIVLIILILIPIILQVLPHMK; the protein is encoded by the coding sequence ATGAACGACTTATTTTCGAGCTCGTTTAAGAAGTACACGGACCTGAACCAGCAGGCCTACCTCGACGACATGGAGGCCGGCAAGGAAAGTGTTAACCTCGACAAGTTCTTTGAAGACGTTGAGAACGTGAAGGAGGACATGAGGCAGGTCGAGAGGCTGTACAAGCAGCTGCAGGAAGCCAACGAGGAAAGCAAGACCGTGCACAATGCGAAAACCATGAAGGAGCTCCGGACTCGAATGGACTTGGACGTCGAGCAGGTCCTCAAAAGGGTCAAAATCATCAAGGGAAAGCTCGAAGGTTTAGAGCGTTCGAACGCAGCGCACAGGAACCTTCCCGGGTGCGGCCCTGGATCCTCTGCTGATCGAACGAGGACCTCGGTGGTTAGTGGCTTGGGGAAGAAGTTAAAGGACATGATGGATGACTTTCAAGGGTTGAGAGCCAGGATGACAGCCGAGTACAAGGAAACAATAGAACGCAGGTATTTCACAATCACCGGAGAGAAAGCGAGCGAGGATAccattgaaactttgatttcgagcggagagagtgagagttttCTGCAGAAGGCAATTCAGGAGCAGGGGAGAGGTCAGATTATGGACACCATATCCGAAATGCAAGAGAGACACGATGCTGTGAAGGAGATCGAGAAGAATTTGATCGAGCTGCATCAGATATTCTTGGACATGGCGGCCCTGGTCGAAGCTCAGGGCCATCAGCTCAACGACATCGAGAGCCACGTCATGCACGCGAGTTCTTTCGTGAGACGCGGCACTGATAACCTTCAGGTAGCCAAAGAACAGCAGAAGAAATCAAGGAAGTGGACATGCATTGCAATAATTCTTGGAATAGTCCTCATCATTCTCATCCTAATTCCAATTATATTACAAGTTTTGCCTCATATGAAATAG
- the LOC103422402 gene encoding vacuolar protein sorting-associated protein 28 homolog 1 — MEVKLANDKREREMYDSFAELYAIIKTTEKLEKAYVRDVITSSAYETECQKLIAHFKTLASTLKDTIPSIERFADTYKMDCPAAINRLVTSGVPATVEHRAAAASSMTSSAAAVAECTQNFITAMDSLKLNMVAVDQVHPLLSDLSTSLGKLTFLPPDFLGKVKLKEWIARLSKMGAADELTEQQSRQLHFDLESSYNSFMAALPNYGT; from the coding sequence ATGGAGGTCAAGTTGGCCAATGACAAGCGTGAAAGAGAAATGTATGATAGTTTTGCCGAACTATACGCCATTATCAAGACCACTGAGAAGCTTGAAAAGGCGTATGTTCGGGATGTGATCACTTCTTCTGCGTATGAGACTGAATGCCAAAAACTCATTGCCCACTTTAAGACATTGGCATCCACGCTTAAGGACACCATCCCGAGCATCGAGCGGTTTGCAGATACATACAAGATGGACTGCCCAGCAGCTATAAACCGCCTTGTGACCTCAGGGGTGCCTGCCACAGTGGAGCACCGGGCTGCTGCAGCTTCCTCCATGACTTCCTCAGCTGCTGCTGTGGCAGAGTGCACACAGAATTTCATCACCGCAATGGACTCCTTGAAGCTGAACATGGTGGCAGTTGATCAGGTGCACCCGCTGCTCTCAGACCTCTCAACGTCCCTTGGGAAGTTAACCTTTCTGCCACCGGACTTTTTGGGAAAGGTGAAGTTGAAGGAATGGATTGCAAGGCTGTCGAAGATGGGAGCAGCTGATGAGTTGACGGAGCAGCAGTCAAGGCAGCTTCACTTTGATCTCGAGTCCTCTTACAACTCGTTTATGGCAGCTTTGCCGAATTATGGTACTTGA
- the LOC103422403 gene encoding uncharacterized protein, giving the protein MAISQELYPSQDDLLYEEELLRNPFSLKLWWRYLIARAESPFKKRFIIYERALKALPGSYKLWYAYLRERLELVRNLPITHSQYETLINTFERALVTMHKMPRIWIMYLQTLTEQKLVTKTRRTFDRALCALPVTQHDRIWVPYLMFVSQKGIPIETSLRVYRRYLKYDPTHIEDFIEFLINSSLWQEAAERLASVLNDDKFYSIKGKTKHRLWLELCDLLTKHATEVSGLNVDAIIRGGIRKFTDEVGRLWTSLADYYIRRNLHEKARDIFEEGMTTVVTVRDFSVIFDSYAHFEEIVLAHKMETADLSDDEEDEENGVAEDRNEEEEDLRLDINLSVAELEKKMLDGFWLHDDKDVDLRLARLDHLMDRRPILANSVLLRQNPHNVEQWHRRVKLYEGNPTKQILTYTEAVRTIDPMKAVGKPHTLWVAFAKLYENHNDIVNARVIFDKAVQVNYKTVDNLASLWCEWAEMELRHKNFKGALELMRRATAEPSVEVKRRVAADGNAPVQMKLHKCLRIWAFYVDLEESLGKLESTRAVYERILDLKIATPQIIINYASLLEEHKYFEDAFKVYQKGTKIFKYPHVKDIWITYLSKFVKRYGKKELERARELFEEAVQAAPADAKKPLYLQYAKLEEDYGLSKRAMKVYDEATKAVPNHEKLGMYEIYIARATEIFGVPKTREIYQQAIDSGLPDKDVKTMCLKFAELEKSLGEIDRARAVYTYASQFSDPRSDVDFWNKWHEFEVQHGNEDTFREMLRIKRSVSASYSQTHFILPEYMMQKDQKLYIDEAKDQLKQAGVPEDEMAALERQLAPVANDTTTKDSSRIGFVSAGAIQQTDGGIKVTTNPEDIELPEENDSEDDERVEIQIAQKEVPDAVFGELANKRKEAEKDEGGDADTKDNDSRLGALERIKRLKRGA; this is encoded by the exons ATGGCGATTTCTCAGGAGTTGTACCCATCGCAAGACGACCTCCTCTACGAAGAGGAGCTTCTCCGGAACCCCTTCAGCCTGAAGCTATGGTGGCGCTACCTAATCGCTCGAGCCGAATCTCCGTTCAAAAAGCGCTTCATAATCTACGAGCGAGCCCTCAAGGCTCTGCCCGGAAGCTACAAGCTCTGGTACGCTTACCTCCGCGAACGGCTCGAGCTCGTTCGGAACTTGCCCATCACTCACTCGCAGTACGAAACCCTAATTAACACGTTTGAACGAGCTCTGGTGACGATGCACAAGATGCCCAGGATTTGGATTATGTACTTGCAGACTCTGACGGAGCAGAAATTGGTCACCAAGACCCGCCGGACCTTCGACAGAGCGCTGTGTGCACTTCCTGTGACGCAGCACGACCGCATTTGGGTGCCCTACCTGATGTTTGTGAGCCAAAAGGGCATCCCAATCGAGACCTCGCTTCGGGTTTATCGCAGGTATTTGAAATATGACCCTACCCATATTGAAGATTTCATCGAGTTCTTGATTAATTCTAGTCTTTGGCAAGAGGCTGCCGAGAGGCTTGCTTCGGTGTTGAATGATGATAAGTTTTACTCAATAAAGGGGAAAACGAAACATAGGCTGTGGTTGGAATTGTGTGATTTGCTTACTAAGCATGCCACTGAGGTTTCAGGCCTCAATGTAGACGCTATAATTAGAGGTGGGATTAGGAAGTTTACGGACGAGGTGGGGCGGTTGTGGACCTCTCTTGCGGACTATTACATTAGGAGGAATTTGCACGAGAAGGCGAGGGATATATTCGAGGAAGGTATGACTACTGTGGTAACGGTGAGAGATTTTAGTGTGATTTTTGATTCGTATGCTCATTTTGAAGAGATTGTGCTTGCTCATAAGATGGAAACTGCTGATTTGAGTGATGATGAGGAGGACGAAGAAAATGGGGTGGCAGAGGATAGaaatgaggaggaagaagatctTCGATTGGACATTAACTTGTCTGTGGCTGAGCTTGAGAAGAAAATGCTTGATGGGTTTTGGCTACATGATGATAAGGATGTAGATTTGAGATTAGCTCGATTGGACCATCTCATGGATAGAAGACCTATACTGGCAAATAGTGTTCTTTTGCGACAAAATCCTCATAATGTAGAGCAGTGGCACCGGAGAGTGAAGCTATACGAGGGCAATCCCACAAAGCAGATACTTACATACACTGAGGCTGTGAGGACAATTGATCCAATGAAAGCAGTTGGGAAGCCTCACACATTGTGGGTTGCTTTTGCTAAGTTGTATGAGAACCACAATGATATTGTCAATGCCAGAGTGATTTTTGATAAAGCAGTGCAGGTGAATTACAAGACCGTGGATAATTTGGCTAGTCTTTGGTGTGAGTGGGCAGAAATGGAACTGAGGCATAAGAATTTCAAAGGAGCACTGGAACTGATGAGGCGGGCTACTGCAGAGCCATCTGTTGAGGTGAAACGAAGAG TGGCTGCTGATGGGAATGCGCCAGTTCAGATGAAGCTGCATAAATGCTTGAGAATTTGGGCATTTTATGTAGACTTGGAGGAGAGCCTGGGCAAATTAGAGTCCACTCGAGCTGTTTACGAGAGGATATTGGATTTGAAAATAGCTACACCGCAGATCATAATCAATTATGCATCGCTTCTTGAG GAGCATAAATACTTTGAAGATGCATTCAAGGTTTATCAAAAAGGTACTAAGATATTCAAGTATCCACATGTCAAAGACATATGGATTACATATCTTTCCAAATTTGTAAAGAGatatgggaagaaagaactggAACGCGCAAGAGAGCTATTTGAGGAGGCTGTTCAAGCG GCTCCTGCCGATGCGAAGAAACCTTTGTATCTTCAATATGCAAAGCTGGAGGAGGATTATGGTCTATCAAAGCGGGCAATGAAGGTCTATGATGAAGCAACTAAGGCTGTTCCAAACCATGAGAAACTGGGCATGTATGAAATCTACATTGCTCGTGCTACAGAGATATTTGGCGTCCCGAAGACGAGGGAAATATACCAGCAGGCCATAGACTCTGGTCTTCCAGACAAAGATGTGAAGACAATGTGTTTAAAGTTTGCTGAGCTTGAGAAGAGTTTGGGAGAAATCGATCGTGCACGGGCAGTGTATACATATGCTTCACAGTTTTCAGATCCACGATCTGATGTGGACTTCTGGAACAAATGGCATGAGTTTGAGGTCCAACACGGAAATGAAGATACATTTCGAGAGATGCTTCGAATTAAACGAAGTGTTTCTGCAAGCTATAGCCAG ACCCACTTTATTCTACCCGAGTATATGATGCAAAAGGATCAGAAGCTGTACATAGACGAGGCAAAAGACCAGCTGAAACAGGCTGGAGTCCCCGAAGATGAAATGGCTGCTCTAGAGAGGCAGTTGGCACCTGTGGCCAACGATACTACCACTAAAGATAGCAGTAGAATAGGCTTTGTGAGTGCAGGAGCAATTCAGCAGACTGACGGAGGGATCAAAGTTACTACAAATCCTGAAGACATTGAGCTACCAGAAGAAAACGATTCAGAAGACGACGAAAGGGTTGAAATTCAAATTGCACAGAAGGAGGTCCCGGATGCTGTTTTTGGAGAGTTGGCTAACAAGAGAAAGGAGGCCGAAAAAGATGAGGGCGGAGATGCTGATACCAAGGACAATGACAGCCGCCTTGGTGCCCTTGAGAGAATAAAAAGGCTAAAACGAGGTGCCTGA